In Triticum urartu cultivar G1812 chromosome 6, Tu2.1, whole genome shotgun sequence, the following proteins share a genomic window:
- the LOC125515715 gene encoding tyrosine-sulfated glycopeptide receptor 1-like: protein MQTLHFSSKTCSKILGIPSLGLALVLLFCLAPPTSCCTEQEKGALLQFLAELSQDGGLSASWRNDTGCCKWEGITCSQDRTVINVSLPSKGLEGHISQSLGKLTGLQYLDLSDNSLSGGLPLGLVSSSSITTLDVSFNQLNGTLQELLSSSTPGRPLQVLNISSNLFAGQFPSSTWKAMENLIALNASNNSFTGQIPTQLCSTLPSLKVLDLCLNKFSGSVPPGLGDCSKLRELRAGYNNLSGRLPDELFNATSLEYLSFANNGLYGVLDNKRIVNLRNLVTLDLGGNQFSGKIPDYIGQLKRLEEFHLNNNNMSGELPYALSNCTNLITIDLKSNKLSGELSNVNFSNLPNLRTLDLWSNNFTGTVPESMYSCTNLTALRLANNKLYGQLSSRIGNLKHLSFLSLGKNNFTNIANALQILKSSKNLTILLISFNFKGELMPEDDRIGGFENLQVLDMDGCRLTGKIPLWISRLTQLKMLILRSNRLTGPIPDWINSLSRLFYIDVSNNTLTGEIPLTFTEMPMLKSTDNTTHLDPRVFELPVYTGPSLQYRVVTSFPTMLNLSNNKFTGVIPPQIGQLNLLAVLDFSFNKLSGQIPQSICNLTNLQVLELSSNNLTGAIPAALNTLNFLSEFNISNNDLEGPIPTGGQFNTFQNSSFNGNPKLCGSMLTHKCGKDSISPSSRKKRDKKAVFAIAFGVFFGGIAILLLLARLLVSIRQKGFTGKNRRESNGDVEEPSFYSSSEQTLVVVRIAQGKGVENKLKFADILKATNNFDKANIIGCGGHGLVYKAELSDGSKLAIKKLNGEMCLMEREFSAEVDALSRAQHENLVPLWGYCVQGNSRFLVYSYLENGSLDDWLHNRDDVSSLLDWPTRLKIAQGASLGLSYIHDACNPQIVHRDIKSGNILLDKEFKAYVADFGLARLILPNNTHVTTELVGTMGYIPPEYGQAWVATLRGDIYSFGVVLLELLTGRRPVSVFCTPKELVPWVLQMRSEGKQIEILDPTLRGTGYEEQMLKVLEAACKCVDHNQFRRPTIMEVASCLSSINVEPEMQRSANI, encoded by the coding sequence ATGCAGACACTCCATTTCTCCAGCAAGACATGCAGCAAGATACTGGGCATACCTTCCCTTGGCCTTGCCCTTGTGCTGCTGTTCTGCTTGGCCCCTCCTACCAGTTGCTGCACCGAGCAGGAGAAGGGCGCCCTTCTCCAGTTCCTCGCCGAGCTCTCACAAGATGGTGGCCTCTCTGCGTCATGGCGGAATGACACGGGTTGCTGCAAGTGGGAAGGGATCACCTGCAGTCAAGATAGGACGGTCATCAATGTCTCGCTGCCTTCGAAGGGCCTTGAGGGGCACATCTCACAATCCCTTGGAAAGCTAACCGGGCTGCAGTACCTTGATCTCTCTGACAACTCGTTGTCTGGTGGTCTGCCGCTGGGATTGGTGTCGTCCAGCAGCATTACTACACTTGATGTTAGCTTTAACCAGCTCAACGGGACACTCCAAGAGCTGCTGTCATCTTCAACCCCTGGCAGGCCTCTGCAGGTACTAAACATCTCAAGCAACTTATTTGCAGGACAGTTTCCATCCTCCACATGGAAAGCAATGGAGAATCTGATCGCACTCAATGCCAGCAATAACAGCTTTACTGGGCAGATACCAACTCAATTATGTAGCACCTTGCCATCCCTCAAGGTGCTTGATCTGTGTTTGAACAAATTCAGTGGCAGCGTACCCCCAGGACTTGGTGATTGCTCCAAGCTAAGAGAGCTCAGGGCTGGGTATAACAACCTCAGTGGAAGACTCCCAGATGAACTATTCAATGCAACCTCGTTGGAATACCTGTCTTTCGCAAACAATGGTTTATATGGAGTTCTTGATAACAAGCGCATAGTCAACCTCAGAAATCTCGTAACCCTTGATCTTGGAGGGAACCAATTCAGTGGAAAGATTCCAGATTATATAGGTCAACTCAAGAGACTGGAGGAGTTCCATTTGAACAACAACAACATGTCAGGGGAGCTGCCATATGCTCTGAGCAACTGCACAAATCTCATAACAATTGACCTCAAGAGCAACAAACTCAGTGGAGAACTTAGCAATGTCAATTTCTCCAACCTGCCCAATCTAAGAACTTTAGATCTTTGGTCCAACAACTTCACCGGTACAGTTCCAGAAAGTATGTACTCATGCACTAACCTGACTGCGCTGCGGCTAGCTAACAACAAATTATATGGGCAGCTCTCATCGAGAATAGGCAATCTGAAGCACCTGTCCTTCTTGTCACTTGGTAAAAACAATTTCACAAACATCGCAAATGCGCTTCAGATCCTTAAGAGCAGCAAGAACCTTACCATCCTGCTTATTTCGTTCAATTTCAAGGGAGAGCTCATGCCAGAGGATGATAGAATTGGTGGTTTTGAGAATCTTCAGGTGTTGGACATGGATGGTTGCCGATTAACTGGAAAAATACCTTTATGGATATCAAGATTAACACAACTGAAGATGTTAATTTTAAGAAGCAATCGACTCACTGGACCAATACCGGACTGGATCAACTCCTTAAGCCGTCTCTTCTATATAGATGTGTCAAACAACACTCTTACAGGAGAAATCCCCTTAACATTCACGGAGATGCCAATGCTAAAATCAACTGACAACACAACTCATTTGGACCCAAGGGTCTTTGAGCTGCCTGTTTATACTGGCCCATCACTTCAATACCGTGTGGTTacatctttcccaacaatgttgAATCTAAGCAACAACAAATTCACAGGTGTGATCCCCCCACAGATTGGTCAGTTGAACTTGCTTGCTGTACTTGACTTCAGCTTCAACAAGTTATCTGGACAGATCCCCCAATCGATTTGCAACCTCACGAACTTGCAGGTGCTAGAGTTGTCCAGCAACAATCTCACAGGTGCTATCCCAGCTGCATTGAACACCCTGAACTTCCTTTCAGAATTCAACATTTCAAACAATGACCTAGAAGGACCTATTCCAACTGGAGGCCAGTTTAATACATTTCAGAATTCTAGTTTCAATGGGAATCCAAAGCTGTGTGGCTCTATGCTCACTCATAAATGCGGTAAAGATTCAATATCTCCATCCTCCAGAAAAAAACGAGACAAGAAGGCTGTTTTTGCAATTGCATTTGGCGTGTTCTTTGGAGGCATTGCTATTCTTTTGTTGCTGGCACGTCTCCTTGTCTCAATCAGGCAGAAGGGTTTTACAGGAAAAAATAGAAGGGAAAGTAATGGAGATGTTGAAGAACCTTCATTCTACTCCAGTTCAGAACAAACATTAGTTGTGGTGCGTATAGCACAAGGCAAGGGAGTAGAAAACAAGCTCAAATTCGCTGACATTTTGAAAGCTACGAACAACTTTGATAAGGCGAACATCATTGGATGTGGGGGTCATGGATTAGTCTACAAGGCAGAGCTATCTGATGGCTCCAAGCTGGCAATCAAAAAGCTCAATGGTGAAATGTGTCTAATGGAAAGGGAGTTCAGTGCAGAGGTTGATGCACTCTCCAGGGCACAACATGAAAATCTTGTACCACTGTGGGGTTACTGCGTCCAGGGAAACTCAAGGTTTCTCGTATATTCCTACTTGGAGAATGGAAGCCTGGATGATTGGCTCCATAACAGGGATGATGTTAGCTCATTGCTTGACTGGCCTACTCGGCTCAAGATCGCACAAGGAGCAAGCCTGGGCCTTTCTTATATCCATGATGCCTGCAACCCTCAAATTGTCCATCGTGACATCAAATCTGGTAATATCCTACTGGACAAAGAATTTAAAGCTTATGTTGCAGACTTTGGGCTAGCCAGATTGATCCTTCCCAACAACACTCATGTCACAACGGAGCTGGTAGGTACTATGGGTTACATCCCACCCGAGTATGGGCAAGCATGGGTTGCTACGCTGAGAGGTGATATATACAGTTTCGGAGTAGTGCTGCTTGAGCTGCTCACAGGAAGGCGACCTGTTTCGGTATTTTGCACACCAAAAGAACTTGTCCCATGGGTTCTACAGATGAGGTCTGAGGGAAAGCAGATTGAGATCCTGGATCCAACACTTCGAGGAACAGGGTATGAAGAGCAAATGCTGAAGGTGCTTGAAGCCGCTTGCAAGTGTGTTGACCATAATCAATTCAGGAGGCCAACTATCATGGAAGTAGCCTCCTGCCTGTCCAGTATAAACGTTGAGCCAGAGATGCAAAGATCAGCCAACATATAG